Proteins co-encoded in one Streptomyces sp. NBC_01283 genomic window:
- a CDS encoding WhiB family transcriptional regulator: MTELVQELLVEDADEELGWQERALCAQTDPESFFPEKGGSTREAKKVCLACEVRSECLEYALANDERFGIWGGLSERERRRLKKAAV, from the coding sequence ATGACCGAGCTGGTTCAGGAACTGCTGGTCGAGGACGCGGACGAGGAACTCGGCTGGCAGGAGCGCGCGCTGTGCGCCCAGACCGATCCCGAGTCCTTCTTCCCCGAGAAGGGCGGCTCCACGCGTGAGGCCAAGAAGGTCTGCCTCGCCTGTGAGGTTCGTTCGGAATGCCTTGAGTACGCACTGGCGAACGACGAGCGGTTCGGTATCTGGGGCGGTCTTTCGGAGCGGGAACGCCGCCGTCTGAAGAAGGCTGCTGTCTGA